One Rosa chinensis cultivar Old Blush chromosome 3, RchiOBHm-V2, whole genome shotgun sequence DNA window includes the following coding sequences:
- the LOC112192729 gene encoding expansin-A4, translated as MSMSSALLGSLLFILFVLPDHVTARHKPKFRPGPWKHAHATFYEGGSGSFGGACGYHDVVQEGYGLDTVALSDTLFNNGQSCGACYDIQCVDSPQWCKPGQPTLHVTATNHCPPNYNLPSDNGGWCNAPREHFDIAKPVFLNIAEYKAGIVPIIYRRVQCQKRGGIRFTITGNPYFNEVLVWNVGGAGDVISVQVKGHDKLKWTTMKRMWGQRWITDAKLVGESLTFRVEASDKRRSTSWHIAPQNWQFGQTFEGKNFR; from the exons ATGTCAATGAGTTCTGCCCTCCTGGGTTCATTGCTTTTCATTCTTTTCGTGTTACCTGACCATGTCACCGCTCGCCATAAGCCAAAGTTCAGACCTGGCCCTTGGAAGCATGCTCATGCCACATTCTACGAAGGCGGCTCTGGATCATTTG GTGGTGCTTGTGGTTACCACGACGTCGTTCAAGAAGGCTATGGCCTCGACACGGTGGCTTTGAGCGACACCTTGTTCAACAATGGGCAGTCGTGTGGTGCATGTTACGATATCCAATGTGTGGACTCCCCACAATGGTGCAAGCCCGGGCAGCCAACTCTTCATGTTACAGCAACCAACCATTGCCCCCCGAATTATAACCTTCCCAGTGACAATGGAGGATGGTGCAATGCACCACGTGAGCACTTCGATATAGCCAAGCCGGTGTTCCTCAACATTGCAGAGTACAAGGCTGGCATAGTACCAATCATATACCGCAG GGTTCAGTGCCAAAAGAGAGGAGGCATCCGATTCACGATAACCGGGAATCCTTACTTCAATGAAGTGTTGGTGTGGAACGTGGGAGGTGCCGGAGATGTCATAAGCGTGCAAGTGAAGGGCCATGACAAGCTCAAATGGACAACGATGAAGCGAATGTGGGGTCAGAGGTGGATTACTGATGCCAAGTTGGTTGGGGAGTCTCTGACCTTCAGAGTAGAAGCAAGTGATAAAAGACGCTCAACTTCTTGGCATATAGCCCCTCAGAACTGGCAGTTTGGCCAGACCTTTGAAGGCAAGAACTTTCGATAG